One Streptomyces sp. NBC_00554 DNA segment encodes these proteins:
- a CDS encoding glycosyltransferase family 39 protein — protein sequence MTDLETPVATPPRTGALRRAAPALLGYAAVRALGLITLAVWSAANGKSAHTLLTARWDSLWYTRVAELGYGYEVRLPNGDVHSNLAFFPLLPWLERLVSALTPLSYADAGLLVGTLASLAAAWGIFAVADHVYGRRAGVCAVLVWAVLPIGIVQSMAYSESLFTALAAWSLYAVLTGRWLTAGTLAALAGLTRPVGAAVVAALWVAAITSFVRDTPTQRDTSYVPNRSAPHPDGAPAWRRALGMLLAPLGAAGYVLWVGHRTGGGPLGYLDVQAQWGNGFDGGYAFARFVGDKFTSFPSALAGLGLVVGVVLVVWLYVTCLRQGQPLPLLVYAGIVTALALCASGYFGSKPRLLLPAFPLLLPLAVALSRLRTPRSALVLGGVAVASAAYGAFWLNGTGPP from the coding sequence GTGACCGATCTTGAGACGCCCGTAGCGACGCCGCCCCGCACGGGCGCCCTGCGCCGGGCCGCGCCCGCCCTCCTGGGCTACGCGGCCGTGCGCGCCCTGGGCCTCATCACGCTGGCCGTGTGGAGCGCGGCGAACGGCAAGAGCGCCCACACGCTGCTGACCGCCCGCTGGGACTCGCTCTGGTACACCCGGGTCGCCGAACTCGGCTACGGCTACGAGGTCCGCCTCCCGAACGGCGACGTGCACTCGAACCTCGCGTTCTTCCCGCTGCTGCCCTGGCTGGAACGGCTCGTCTCGGCGCTCACCCCGCTGTCGTACGCGGACGCGGGCCTCCTCGTCGGCACGCTGGCCTCGCTCGCCGCGGCCTGGGGGATCTTCGCGGTCGCGGACCATGTGTACGGGCGCCGGGCCGGTGTCTGCGCCGTGCTCGTGTGGGCGGTGCTGCCCATCGGCATCGTGCAGTCGATGGCGTACAGCGAGTCCCTGTTCACGGCGCTCGCCGCCTGGTCGCTCTACGCGGTACTGACCGGCCGCTGGCTGACGGCGGGCACGCTCGCCGCGCTCGCGGGCCTGACCCGCCCGGTGGGCGCCGCGGTCGTCGCGGCCCTGTGGGTGGCGGCGATCACCTCGTTCGTACGGGACACGCCGACCCAGCGGGATACCTCGTACGTACCGAATCGAAGCGCGCCGCATCCGGACGGCGCCCCCGCGTGGCGGCGCGCCCTCGGCATGCTCCTAGCGCCCCTCGGCGCCGCCGGGTACGTCCTGTGGGTGGGCCACCGCACGGGCGGGGGGCCGCTGGGCTACCTCGATGTCCAGGCGCAGTGGGGCAACGGTTTCGACGGCGGGTACGCTTTCGCCCGCTTCGTCGGCGACAAGTTCACGTCCTTCCCCTCCGCCCTGGCCGGCCTGGGACTGGTCGTCGGGGTCGTGCTGGTGGTGTGGCTGTACGTGACATGCCTGCGGCAGGGCCAGCCGCTGCCGCTCCTGGTGTACGCGGGGATCGTCACCGCGCTCGCCCTGTGCGCGTCGGGGTACTTCGGCTCGAAACCACGCCTTCTGCTCCCCGCGTTCCCCCTGCTGCTGCCCCTCGCGGTGGCCCTGTCCCGGCTGCGTACGCCCAGGTCAGCGCTGGTGCTCGGCGGTGTGGCGGTGGCCTCGGCGGCCTACGGGGCCTTCTGGCTGAACGGCACCGGGCCGCCATGA
- a CDS encoding ABC transporter substrate-binding protein, which produces MRRRARAAEALAAGLLLLLSAACGSRLPESDFENRSTPTRQGDTAPIRVGIITSATSPVGGSAFTGPRDGAKAYFDRLNARGGIGGRPVEVRLCDDGGSGVGNNECVHRLVDEDKVVALVATTALDYAGAPRVSHARVPDIGGQPIGPAYDTYPYLYGIYGSLAPRAGTPGWGGELYGGTEVYRYFKREQGARTAAVVSYNQSASAAYARLVAQGLKAEGYKVVAEQVDFALPNFRAVAADLKEQGADLVFDALDTHGNAQLCEAMDDVGASVIAKVTNVQNWTSAVASDYKDSPRCRNALWATGASRNYSDTGDAAVREFRDATKGLKTHSQWQLEGWAAAMWFSDAAESCASTGVTRACVDRFMNRGEPYSADGLLIPVVYDRLSEPPATRRTCVSVARWEDDRGWVSQGDMNSNCFEVPQLGYRP; this is translated from the coding sequence ATGCGTCGCCGGGCCCGGGCTGCTGAGGCCCTCGCCGCGGGCCTGCTGCTCCTGCTGAGCGCGGCCTGCGGCAGCCGCCTCCCGGAGAGCGACTTCGAGAACCGGTCCACGCCCACCCGGCAGGGCGACACCGCCCCGATCCGAGTCGGCATCATCACCAGCGCCACCAGCCCCGTCGGCGGCTCCGCCTTCACCGGACCGCGCGACGGGGCGAAGGCCTACTTCGACCGTCTCAACGCGCGCGGCGGCATCGGCGGGCGGCCCGTCGAGGTGCGGCTGTGCGACGACGGGGGCAGCGGGGTCGGCAACAACGAGTGCGTGCACCGGCTCGTCGACGAGGACAAGGTCGTCGCCCTCGTCGCCACCACCGCCCTCGACTACGCGGGCGCCCCTCGCGTGTCCCACGCGCGCGTGCCCGACATCGGCGGTCAGCCCATCGGGCCGGCCTACGACACCTATCCGTACCTCTACGGGATCTACGGCAGCCTCGCGCCCCGCGCGGGCACGCCCGGCTGGGGCGGTGAGCTGTACGGCGGCACCGAGGTCTACCGCTACTTCAAGCGCGAGCAGGGCGCCCGCACCGCCGCCGTCGTCTCCTACAACCAGTCCGCCTCGGCCGCCTACGCCCGGCTCGTCGCCCAGGGACTGAAGGCCGAGGGCTACAAAGTCGTCGCCGAACAGGTCGACTTCGCGCTCCCCAACTTCCGTGCCGTCGCGGCCGACCTCAAGGAACAGGGCGCAGACCTCGTCTTCGACGCCCTCGACACGCATGGCAACGCCCAGCTCTGCGAGGCGATGGACGACGTCGGGGCCTCGGTCATCGCCAAGGTCACCAACGTGCAGAACTGGACGTCCGCCGTTGCCTCGGACTACAAGGACTCTCCGCGCTGCCGCAACGCTCTGTGGGCCACCGGGGCCAGTCGCAACTACTCGGACACCGGGGATGCCGCCGTGCGGGAGTTCCGGGACGCGACGAAGGGGCTGAAGACCCACTCCCAGTGGCAGTTGGAGGGGTGGGCCGCCGCCATGTGGTTCTCGGACGCGGCCGAGTCCTGTGCGTCTACGGGGGTCACGCGGGCGTGTGTCGACAGGTTCATGAACCGGGGGGAGCCGTACAGCGCCGACGGGTTGCTGATTCCGGTCGTGTACGACCGGCTGTCCGAGCCGCCTGCGACGCGCCGGACGTGTGTGTCGGTGGCGCGCTGGGAGGACGACCGGGGCTGGGTCTCCCAGGGGGACATGAACAGCAACTGTTTTGAGGTGCCGCAGCTGGGTTATCGGCCTTGA
- a CDS encoding helix-turn-helix transcriptional regulator: MLETSARLLRLLSLLQAHREWSGADLADRLGVTPRTVRRDVDRLRELGYPVNASPGTGGGYQLGAGAELPPLLLDDDEAVAVAVGLRTAAGQGIEGIGETSVRALAKLEQVLPHRLRRRVGALNAFTVPMLRGPQPSAIDPAVLTELANLCRDAERLRFDYRSHDGVSTRRTVEPHRLVCTEWRWYLVAWDVDREDWRTFRVDRITPRPPHGPRFTPRTPPAEDLSAYVSKGVSTRAYASHAVIRLLVPMEEAAARISPSAGTLEAAGKDSCILRTGAASLDVMVLHVMMTGLEFEVIEPAELNEAIRTARDRLSRALERGQEPGTPPRTRDGEGRTPGTRSGSGAAC; encoded by the coding sequence ATGTTGGAGACATCGGCACGACTGCTGCGCCTGCTCTCGCTGCTGCAGGCCCATCGCGAATGGTCCGGGGCCGATCTGGCGGACCGGCTCGGGGTCACGCCCAGGACCGTGCGCCGCGACGTGGACCGGCTGCGCGAGCTGGGCTATCCCGTCAACGCCAGCCCCGGCACGGGCGGCGGCTATCAGCTGGGCGCGGGGGCCGAGCTGCCGCCGCTGCTCCTGGACGACGACGAGGCGGTGGCCGTGGCGGTCGGTCTGCGGACGGCCGCGGGGCAGGGCATCGAGGGCATCGGCGAGACCTCCGTACGGGCGCTCGCCAAGCTGGAGCAGGTGCTCCCGCACAGGCTGCGCCGCCGGGTGGGCGCCCTGAACGCGTTCACCGTGCCGATGCTGCGCGGCCCGCAGCCGTCAGCCATCGACCCGGCCGTGCTCACCGAGCTGGCCAACCTCTGCAGGGACGCCGAACGGCTGCGCTTCGACTACCGCAGCCATGACGGAGTGTCGACCCGCCGTACCGTCGAACCGCACCGCCTGGTGTGCACCGAGTGGCGCTGGTACCTGGTCGCCTGGGACGTCGACCGCGAGGACTGGCGTACGTTCCGGGTGGACCGCATCACGCCCAGGCCGCCGCACGGACCCCGCTTCACGCCCCGTACGCCACCCGCCGAGGACCTGTCGGCGTACGTCTCCAAAGGCGTCTCCACGCGCGCGTACGCCTCGCATGCCGTCATCAGGCTGCTGGTGCCCATGGAGGAGGCCGCCGCGCGGATCTCGCCCTCCGCCGGGACGCTGGAGGCGGCAGGGAAGGACAGCTGCATCCTGCGCACCGGGGCCGCGAGCCTCGATGTGATGGTGCTTCATGTGATGATGACGGGCCTGGAGTTCGAGGTGATCGAACCCGCGGAGCTCAACGAGGCGATCAGGACGGCGCGGGACCGGCTGTCCCGGGCTCTGGAGCGGGGGCAGGAGCCGGGGACACCGCCGCGTACTCGGGATGGTGAAGGTCGAACGCCGGGGACTCGGAGCGGATCCGGGGCAGCGTGTTGA
- a CDS encoding phosphatase PAP2 family protein — MRTERTLKRLDRVFARLDREPERPAHIDVPKMSRHRVVLFVATLAFYLAIVWAVAITSWLVRFDWQVMFFRPYQQWPEIHAFLDYYVVLGQRGPTAVMVCAWLGWRSWRQHTLRPLLTLGASLLLLNITVGAAKIGMGRLGPHYATTIGSSEMGLGGDIFPSGHTANAVVTWGILAYLASTPRARRWLSAVSAVVSLGVGLTTVYLGTHWLSDVVLGWAAGLLILLALPWVEPLIARAEVWIFSLRDSWRARRARPAPAQAPAPVGVPVMVTQPADVDGEAPARETVSGSLPPRAPVYLAPGPHTTRSERTPVTPIGSRRPPHADRVPRTTSSTPVRPAAGG, encoded by the coding sequence GTGCGTACCGAACGAACCCTCAAGCGTCTGGACCGGGTCTTCGCCCGGCTGGACCGTGAGCCGGAACGACCGGCCCACATCGATGTGCCGAAGATGAGTCGGCACAGGGTTGTGCTCTTCGTAGCCACCCTGGCCTTCTACTTGGCCATTGTGTGGGCCGTGGCGATCACGTCGTGGCTGGTCCGGTTCGACTGGCAGGTCATGTTCTTCCGGCCCTATCAGCAGTGGCCGGAGATCCACGCGTTCCTCGACTACTACGTGGTGCTCGGCCAGCGCGGCCCCACTGCCGTGATGGTCTGCGCCTGGCTGGGCTGGCGCTCCTGGCGGCAGCACACCCTGCGCCCGCTGCTCACACTGGGCGCCTCGCTGCTGCTGCTGAACATCACGGTCGGCGCCGCCAAGATCGGCATGGGCCGCCTCGGCCCGCACTACGCGACCACGATCGGCTCGAGCGAGATGGGTCTCGGCGGCGATATATTTCCTTCGGGACACACCGCGAACGCCGTCGTGACCTGGGGAATCCTGGCCTATCTGGCCTCGACCCCACGGGCCAGGCGCTGGCTGTCCGCGGTCTCCGCCGTGGTCTCCCTGGGTGTCGGTCTGACCACCGTCTACCTCGGCACGCACTGGCTGAGCGACGTGGTCCTGGGCTGGGCGGCGGGGCTGCTGATCCTGCTGGCGCTGCCCTGGGTCGAGCCGCTGATCGCCCGCGCCGAGGTCTGGATCTTCTCCCTGCGCGACTCCTGGCGCGCCCGTCGTGCCCGTCCCGCGCCTGCCCAGGCGCCCGCTCCGGTCGGCGTGCCCGTCATGGTCACGCAGCCCGCCGACGTGGACGGGGAGGCTCCGGCGCGCGAGACGGTCAGCGGTTCCCTCCCGCCCCGGGCGCCCGTCTACCTGGCCCCGGGCCCGCACACGACCCGCTCCGAGCGCACCCCGGTCACACCGATCGGCAGCCGCCGGCCGCCGCACGCGGACCGCGTACCGCGCACGACCAGCAGCACCCCGGTCCGCCCCGCGGCAGGCGGCTGA
- a CDS encoding I78 family peptidase inhibitor, which produces MAPIPTPPAEPQDSTETYVGLEARSAERRARERGWSTVRSLPPGAIITMEYRAGRLNFEVSDGRVTRCWKG; this is translated from the coding sequence ATGGCACCCATTCCCACTCCTCCCGCAGAGCCCCAGGACAGTACGGAGACCTATGTCGGGCTGGAGGCGAGAAGCGCCGAGCGCCGTGCCCGGGAGCGCGGCTGGTCCACGGTGCGCTCGCTGCCGCCCGGCGCGATCATCACCATGGAGTACCGCGCGGGGCGGCTGAACTTCGAGGTCAGTGACGGCAGGGTGACCCGCTGCTGGAAGGGCTGA